One Cuculus canorus isolate bCucCan1 chromosome 2, bCucCan1.pri, whole genome shotgun sequence genomic region harbors:
- the POLR2K gene encoding DNA-directed RNA polymerases I, II, and III subunit RPABC4 isoform X2: protein MFKILFKRKYCAISIFEGFLYQIGKNMDSQKDVQPPKQQPMIYICGECHTENEIKARDPIRCRECGYRIMYKKRTKRLVVFDAR from the exons atgtttaaaatcctgtttaagagaaaatattgtGCCATCTCCATCTTTGAAGGTTTTCTATACCAGATTGGTAaa aacATGGATTCACAGAAGGATGTTCAGCCTCCAAAGCAGCAGCCAATGATTTACATTTGTGGAG AGTGTCATAcggaaaatgaaataaaggcGAGAGATCCTATCAGATGCAGAGAATGTGGCTACAGAATAATGTacaagaagagaacaaaaagat TGGTGGTTTTTGACGCCCGGTGA
- the POLR2K gene encoding DNA-directed RNA polymerases I, II, and III subunit RPABC4 isoform X1 — MDSQKDVQPPKQQPMIYICGECHTENEIKARDPIRCRECGYRIMYKKRTKRLVVFDAR, encoded by the exons ATGGATTCACAGAAGGATGTTCAGCCTCCAAAGCAGCAGCCAATGATTTACATTTGTGGAG AGTGTCATAcggaaaatgaaataaaggcGAGAGATCCTATCAGATGCAGAGAATGTGGCTACAGAATAATGTacaagaagagaacaaaaagat TGGTGGTTTTTGACGCCCGGTGA